cttctgacccactggaattgtgatacagtgaattataattgaaataatctgtctgtcaacaattgttggaaaaatgacttgtgtcatgcataaagtagatgtcctaaccgacttgccaaaactagtttgttaacaagaaatttgtggagtggttgaaaaacgagttttaatgactccaacataagtgtatgtaaacttccgacttcaactgtacctataaatagtaaaaccagagaaactgataattttgcagtggtctcttttaaaaaaaaaaatacttaataATCTgttgggtgacaatattagcctatcacttgtgaattatatattatcacttgtgaatgatgctcAGCATAAGGCAAGAAACAATAATGAAGGTGTTTTCCCGCTATTGGAACAttcgcgcttatagcctactgccatgtgtgcATTGATGCGCTCATAATGTGAAGAAATttcctaatagtttatcaacattttaatctAAATATTCTGATCTGTcatttttttgatgctagtggttgtattaattcaGGATCTATCGTATCcccaactgtcccagactatgtttggaatattcaTTTttcacacagaatagaataggtcaacttttgtactatgggggatagtagattgacatagactAGTGCTTTTGATGTtagttaggcctactcatcttgttggctgacgaaaagtaaatgtgtacagtacagttcttccaatatcttcaatatgcatctcggaattggataaggacacgcGCAGTTCGTCCAAGATGTCtttgtcttcacttgtagcctgtgagaaagaccctatcacgtgatggagagccatgtgagtgagaggtgcagCACTCAGTGACAAGGGCACAAGGCCTGGCTGCAAATGGCATGAATtatttttagggtgcattacggccacacaaaggggatgtcGCCGTGAatttcgaggcattatcaagttcATTTCATTTTAaatgtaacttttatttaactgcttgaatgtgtaggctatattacatggatttattagactttttaaaatgttgatgttccaaaggtctgcatcagtggtctgctttccaaaggtctgcatcactGCATGTGTGGAATCCAAGAGATGttaatgtgtttgttaattaacggtcaattacgtGAAACCGACAGTTATGTGCCCCATGCAAGTTGCAACATTGTACTAGATCACTTTTTTATATAATTGACTAAACGCTACAGCATGTCTCTCTGCTTTTGACCTGTGAACTATCCATCAGTtcacagttcttccaatatctttaATATGTatctcggaattggataaggacacgtccacgatgtgtctgtcttcacttgtagcctgtggaaCTCATTTTCGGAGCAAGCTTAAGTTGGCTTTTACTCTTTGTTGATGTCAGTATTGCAGCATAGTTTATGTATAAATACGCTTTCTGATACTGCATAAGCAATGCTGTCTCCGGGTGTTGCAGATGTAAAGTGTATGTGCAGTGATACAATTTGAGCCATTGTGGTTTCTTGTGGGTGCCTATTAACTAGAATGGTTTGTCATCGCTCTTGTATGTGTAGTCTATTATGTGGACATATATGCCTAGTACTATTATTTATCTATGATGACTGAATGACAAAATTACCATGAAATTCTCTCTATTTAAGGAAGACTTAAATAGAGAGAATTTCAACCACTATAGGCTACTGACTATACTAAGCCGACTAGCCTACAGTTAATAGGCTACCATTGCCCAGTAGGCCTAGTTGTCTATCGTGCTCAACTTCAGCTGCACAATGTTTTGAAACCTACGCTGTTTGATTTATTTGAAGTTGAATTGGTGTCTTCTCTGGGGCTGCCTCCACCCTGGAATGTGTTTTTGGCTGGGTGTGTATGTTTCTAGGTTGCCACACTGCCCAAGGAATGGACACCAGCCACCAATCGTATCCGATCACTCCTGGACCACCTATTTCTCACGACACCTACgtcgctgtgtgtggagtaggCCGACCAGTTTTCCACACTTTAATGGTTTTCCCATACCGTCATGTCCTGGAAGAAGCCCTGCTCTACCCCCGGATTGCAGAATCCCTGCCCAGGTCTGTCCATGACCTCCAGGGTGCTCAGGCCCTGCAGATAAGAACTAATCACAGCGCTCATTTGGGAATTTATTAACGTTGTAGCTGTGATGGCAATAGTCCTTAATGTGCTAGCAATATGTATTCATAACTGTTATAATCATAGTCACAGTGCTTTCTTTGTGAGTgaaagttgttgtttttgtttactcTTCATGTTGTTCAGCACTAGTGCAaatcatgtattttttttttaaatctttttttttgtttttttgtctcaGGTCAAATTCAAGTACCACCTGTGTGAGTTTTCACTGTCAGGCATTTTCAGTAACATCAGTATGTTAATACAGCTTCTTTGTGACctttaaaacctctaccgcttctctctcccggatccgggatcctcctcaccaaaaaagctgactagcatagcctagcctagcgccacagggatatcatataatataatttcatgaaatcacaagtccaatacagcaaatgaaagataaacatcttgtgaatccagccatcatttccgatttttaaaatgttttacagcggaaacacaatatgtatttatgttagctaaccacaatagccaaacacacaacggcatgttttcaccatgtttccaccgcataggtagctttcacaaaacccagaaaaagagataaaattaatcactaaccttgaacaacttcatcagatgacagtcttataacatcatgttatacaatacatttatgttttgtacGAAAATGTCGcttatttgaggtataaatcatagttttacattgcagccaccatcacaaatagcaccaaagcagccagaataattacagagagcaacgtgaaatacataaatactcatcataaaacatttatgaaaaatacatggtgtacagcaaatgaaagataaacatcttgtgaatccagccaatatttccgatttttttaagtgttttacagcgaaaacacaatatagaattatattagcttaccacaatagccaaacacacaaaaacatttattcaccgccaacatagctttcgcaaaaaccagcaatagatataaaatgaatcactaacctttggacaacttcatcagatgacagtcttataacatcatgttatacaatacatttatgttttgttcgaaaatgtgcatatttagagctgcaaatcgtggttatacattgtgaatacgtagcaacaattcaccagaatgtccggagatattttggacactcacctaatctaaccaaagaactcatcataaactttacataaaaatacttgttgtatggcaaatgaaagatacactggttcttaatgcaaccgctgtgttagatttaaaaaaataactttaccacaagcattattgtgagacagcgctcacctattctccgccgtgttggagtcaacatattacacagaaatacgaaataacatcataaatgttgtcttacttttgctgatcttccatcagaatgttgtgcaaggagtcctaggtccagaataaatcgttgtttggttttagaatgtccatttcttctgtcgaattagcaactttggctagcattgtggagcgCACGTGTCCTTCatctcttggcgcatggaacgaaaaattccaaaattcccaataaacttcgaataaactggtcaaactcagttgaaaatccatctttatgatgttattatcatatgtatcaaataaaatgagagccggagcaattcgtagtgtataccgaacgcttttcagaagacaatgtgaggttcccctgcgcgccgtcgaaaactgacaaaagaccggacctgccactccaaaagctcttattcggcctcacatcaagctagacaccccattcaaccttctactgcctgttgacatctagtggaaggcgtatgaagtgcatacagatccataaataaaatccagttgaataggcaggccctgacacagagcctcgttttcagatttttcacttcctgtatggaagtttgctgccaaatgagttctgttttactcacagatataattcaaacagttttagaaacttcagagtgttttctatccaatagtaataataatttgcatattgtatgatccagaacagagtacgaggctgtttaatttgggcacgattttttccaaagtgaaaacagcgcccccctattcacaagaagttttaatCAAGAGTTAAAGAGAGCTAATGTCAAATCTCTCTTACTGTATCATTATAGTGAAAGGAGAAAAGCTGGAACAGTGTTACAGCAAAGTTCTTAAGGAGAAGAATGAGGCACTTCTCCAGATAGCGGACCTCAAACACACAGTGCTTTTCACAAGCTATTGTCATTTAGACTGATGACTTCAATTTCATAAGGGTAGCATATTAATCCAATCCTCTAGACGCTACCATTTGATGATCTTtttttctgtctctgtggtattaCGTGTACAGACTGACACTATCTACCAAGATTattttcatctatattattcgtagccttctatttaccaccacaaaccgatgctggcactataacctcactcaatgagctgtataaggccctaagcaaacaagaaaatgcttctCTAGAAGCGgctctcctagtggccagggactttaatgcaggcaaacttgaatcagtttgacctaatttctaccagcatgtcacatgtgcaacaagaggaaaaaaactctagaccacctttactccacacacagagacgcatacaaacctctcccccgccctccatttggcaaacctgaccataattctatcctcctgattcctgattacaagcaaaaactaaagcaggaactaccagtgactcgctcaacacggaagtggtcagatgacacggatgctacactgcaggactgttttgctagcacagactggaatatgttccgggattcatttaatggcattgaggagtataccaccttagtcatcggcttcatcaatgagtgcatcgatgacgttgtccccacagtgaccatgcgtacatatcccaaccagaagccatggattataggcaacatccacaccgagctaaaggctagagctgccgctttcaaggagcgggacactattctggacacttataagaaatcccgctaatccctcagacaaaccatcaaacaggcaaagcgtcaatacaggactaagattgaatccaggacctttataccaggtggtgtcagaggaagaccctaaaaattgtcaaagactccagccaccctagtcatagactgtaccggagtgccaagtctaggtccaagaggcttccaaacagcttctacccccaagccataagactactgaacatctaatcaaatgtctacccagactatttgcattgccctccccctccccttttactctgttgctactctctatttattttctatgcataggcactttaataactctacctacatgtacatattacctcaattacctcgaataACCAGTGTTTCTGCACATCgacgctgtaccggtaccccctgtataaagcctcgctattgttgttttactgctgctatttaattatttgttactttaatttcttatatatttttttatatatatatttttttttaaacagcattgttggttaagggcttgtaagtaagcatttcactgtaaggtctacacctgttgtattctgcgcatgtgacaaataaaatctaattttatttgatcactggagccaagcttcctgccatccaggacctatatactaggcagtgtcagtggaaggcccaacaaattatcaaagactccagtcgcccaagtcatggactgttctctctgctaccgcacggcaagcggtactggagcgccaagtctaggtccaaaaggctccttaacagcttctacctccaaacCATACATTGACCcgccccccccacccacccccccccaccccccactttGTATAaccaactgcattgttggttaagggcttgtaagtaaacatttcacagtaaggtctacacctgttgtattcggtgcaagtgacaaataacatttgatttgattttgttttgAAAAAGCTCTGAGCTCTTCTGAAGGAGGCCAGACTCCTGAGCTCTGAGAGAAAAGCCACAGAGCCGGATGTGAGCAAGTTATACAATGTGTATACATGAACATGTTAAGTGTTTTGCTAGCTATGAAGTAGAGCTTTAACGTGTAGACATCGGTGAGGTTACTCAGACCTGTAATGCTCCAAAGCTGTAATGCTGTCATAATCAGCCTGGTATGATCACCCAGGAGATGACTGACCAAATAAAGAACTTGGCTGGGGGGTGTGGAGCCATAGACAACAGGGGGttaaactgtagaacccagttcctatatttgaatataaaaatatatatttttcaaacaaaatgactctacattttatctctaggaccctcaggatgacaaatccgagcaagattactgaatgtaagtacattatttaccttcagaagtgaatatatcaaaccagttgctgttgataaaagtgttttgttgttgtgcactatcctcaacagtagcatggtattttttgttgtaatagctactgtaaattggacactgcagttatattaacaagaatgtGAGCTTTCtacccatataagacatgtctatgtcccagAATAGGCTGTTGTTTCCAacatcattctagtcacattatcgcATATTGAGCAACAACTGTCCCGGTTTAAAAGCACTGATTTAACAGCTgacttaaaacatgttttttttcataGCATCAGCCAATCGAGCCCACCACTCTTTTAACTAGAGACACCTTTGGTGAGTCTCCTCAGGCTGTGACATTGTCACGTTGACCGTTAGATGCTTTGCAGGTGTGAAGCTCACAAACAGTTCATACAGTACACCAATTGTTAACTTGATACTGTAAGTGTAGCCAAGGAAGGATCTTTAGAGTTACACATTAAGTTATTCACTACAAATCTCTGTGATAACATTATTTGTGTTTGGTTCAGATTTAGAGTTCAGGGCAAGTCATTTAAAGtaacttctggatttcaccctcGTAGGTGGTAGGTTGTTAGTAAGAGGTATTCAGAAGTTATTCTTGGAAGTTGTGAGCTTAAGTGTGATTGGTGCAAAGGACATGCTTCTAAGTGTcaatctcccattgacatcaatacaggactaagtgAAAATCGGTCAGTCAGGATTCAACCCCTAATGAATACTGACACATTAAACTCTGGTTCAATCACATCTGGGTCAAATTAAGCAGAAATGTTTTAATAATGTTTGTTACTTGTTTTTCTGGCAGATTAAGAACTGCCAGACTTTAAAGGCACAGCGCAGTCAAAtatgtgattttcctgtgttttatatatattccACACTATGAgcttggaataatactgtgaatttGTGAAAAGAGCTTTTTGAAAagagcctgttttggtgggatggagttttagtGGGATTAGTTAACAGACCAATAACAAAgactgttccaaacctctctgctgATAGCAACCAATTTAAATTTTCCCTTCCCCACTTGAGAAATTGCATATtacccctttttttctccccaattggtagttacagtcttgtcccattgctgcaacccccgtacggactcaggagaggcaaaggttgatagccatgcgtcctccgaaacacgaccctgccaagccgcactgctcacttaacccggaagccagccacaccaatgtgtcggaggaaacacaacTGTCGACCAAAGTCAGCGTGCAGGCGCCCGGTCAGTcacagcgcgatgggacaaggacatcgcTGGAccaacgctgggtcaattgtgcgccgcctcatggatctcccggtcacggccagctatgacacagcccaggatcgaacccgggtctgtagtgatgtctctagcactacgatgcagtgccttagaccgctgcaccacgcGGGAGGCCCTTTTATATTTTCAGCCTGTGCTGCTATGGATGTgttgaaggagagggagagggaaattGCAGTCCTCCAGCGCAGGTACGTCCAATACCTAATATAAATATTCAGTTTGACCATTAATGGAGTTCATTGTCCTGTAGACAGACAATCCCGcttggcaaaaactggttgaatcaacgttgtttcctgCATCATTTCAACAAAGAAATTCATTGTGGtgacgttgaatcaatgtggaaaactgattggatttgcaaaaagggaattttgtattttttttcacaCAACTTCTAACCTAAATCCATTGACATGGTGACAATTCTTGTtaatttcatgttgaattcattttagttgacaactcaaccaaatgtaaatcaaaactaaatGTTGAACTGACATCGGTGACCAGTGGGATGGATGTGGAAAACATACACAACAATGCACACACGTACATTTCAATGCCTATTAATTATATGGTTTACATAGACCATTGGTAAACATTACCCTCTATGACAAACTAGAGCTAGGCAGCCATTTTAATGTTGTTAGAACCATGCTCTAGACGAACAGTCTGAACAAAGAACTCTGGTAAACAACCAAGGACCAGACTCAACCACTCTCTTAGTCTTTCCTCCTTTCCTTTGAACTTTTATCTCGCTATTTCTATGGCCCACTGAGTGGTGCCAAACGCTCTGCTGGAGGTCAGAAAAAGCGCTCTAATACAACCATTGCATTTGAAAACCAAGGTCTTGTCTTGGCTTCAGATAGATAAAATAGCTCACCCACATATTCTAATGTCTTGATCTTTTTGTTTCCTTCAAATGTAGTCTATTTGGAGAAGGGACTGTGAGACCCTgtttgaatgattgattgattgctttttATTGACAGAAATCTGTCATATGCAAATAAGTGAAAATTATAATCAAATGGATTGCTGAACATGCGTGCATTTGTCACCTATAACAAAATCCTCAATATGTCTATACTGTAAACCTGCTATTTAACACTAGGCACTCTGTGGTCACCAAAAAACCTTACTAGTCAAGGCTTGTACTGTGTATAACCCTCCCATGCAAAGTGAATGACAGGTAAATACTTTATTTCTGACAACCAATCATCACAGTAACATACAAGTGCTCAATATAAAACATTGAGTATGAACAGACATACTCTCCTTGGAAGTAACATTCATTTTTATGATACAATATGCTGTTATATCCATCAAAAACATCCGTGTTCCTAACTGTTCTGAGTCTCggtggtggagggaggtggagaggtagCATAGATGACCTGGAAGCTCTTTCCCTCGTCCATCAGGTCCTCCATGCTGACCCCCAGGAAGCCCACAGCCCTCAGGGCCTGCATGTAGGGCTCAGGATCCACCATCACACCTTTGAAGAAGCCCTGCGTCATCCCATGACGCAGGAAGACCAGGTCACACGTTGCCAACATTCTCGCTCCTACCGGGAAGGAAGAAAAGGAGGTGGTTGTATTCATTAGAACTATCCTTCTATTTCTATGGTAACCATCatacagagagatacaacaacaaCAGGTTCTGTGCACTGCAATACTGTCTTCCTGTATAGGCTGCTGTGATAACTCTATAGATATGCAGTGCCGTGGAGATGCAGTAAACGTTTAGTGCATGTTGTTATACAGCTTGTATAGTATGGCTCTGACTGCACTCACATTGCCCTCTACTGTTTGCAATAAAGAATTGCATCTTGTGTGTGCCTGTGgcatatgcatgtgtgtgccGTGCTTCCACTAACCTGGCCTCATGACACGGAGCAGTTCGGCGGTGGCGATGGCCATGTCCGGCCAGTAGAGATGGCAGTTGGAGTGGAAGACTCTGTCAATGCAGTGGTCCGGGAGGGGAATACACTCCaccctgccctggagcaggtggACCTTCCCCGAGGCCAGCTGAGGGCCCAGACGCTCCCGGCACACCTTGTGCATGTACTCTGAGACGTCCAGGCCAAACAACTTGCCCCTGGGGTTCAGGTACTTCAAAGCCTCCTGGAGCCCCAGGCCTGGACCAAAGCCAACCTGGCGGACAGAGTAGATTTGATGGCACTGgatcaattgtgtgtgtgtgtgtgtgtgtgtgtgtgtgtgtgtgtgtgtgtgtgtgtgtgtgtgtgtgtgtgtgtgtgtgtgtgtgtgtgtgtgtgtgtgtgtgtgtgtgtgtgtgtgtgtgtgtgtgtgtgtgtgtgtgtgtgtgtgtgtgtgtgtgtgtgtgtgtgtcagttggtagagcatggtgcttgcaacgccagggttgtgggttcgattcccactgggGACCAGAATGAAAAtgaatgcactcactactgtaagtttctctggataagagtgtatgctaaatgactaaaatctaagtgtgtctgtgtgtctataaAGTAATTgacacgccctgaccgtagagagcgttttatgtctctattttggtttgctcagggtgtgatttgggtggacagtctatgttctatgattttctatttctatgtgtttggccgggtgtggttctcaatcagaggaagctgtctatcgttgtctctgattgagaaccatacttaggtagccttttcccacctgtgttttgtgggtaattattttccgtgtgtttgtgtgcacctcgGTTTGCGTCACGTTCGTTGCTGTTTACCAGTTTGTTTTTTTGGTTGTTTTGGtttcactttcattaaaagatgtggaactacatgcacgctgcgcctcggtcgatttatgacagggagtttgaggatAGCGAGCGTGACAGTAATACCCCTTTCATACACAGACAGATTAGActttaaggctaatctgaagaggGTGCCGGTTAatgctaaaactggcgagtgtagagagtacagggatattgttatccacgtcggcaccaataATGTTAGGAtaaaacagtcagaggtcactaAGCACCAGTGGCGACTAGTCATTCATGGCtctgccccacctgttttgagacacacatttgttattttttttgtacaaaaaaaagtta
The window above is part of the Salvelinus namaycush isolate Seneca chromosome 7, SaNama_1.0, whole genome shotgun sequence genome. Proteins encoded here:
- the zgc:194242 gene encoding uncharacterized methyltransferase YdaC, which produces MEKYNNVMIKNVVKLCQIQDHHAILEVGFGPGLGLQEALKYLNPRGKLFGLDVSEYMHKVCRERLGPQLASGKVHLLQGRVECIPLPDHCIDRVFHSNCHLYWPDMAIATAELLRVMRPGARMLATCDLVFLRHGMTQGFFKGVMVDPEPYMQALRAVGFLGVSMEDLMDEGKSFQVIYATSPPPSTTETQNS